The Drosophila innubila isolate TH190305 chromosome 3R unlocalized genomic scaffold, UK_Dinn_1.0 2_E_3R, whole genome shotgun sequence genome has a segment encoding these proteins:
- the LOC117790163 gene encoding RUN and FYVE domain-containing protein 2 isoform X1 gives MRGLVEDAKKTKLSQANNNNNSVLGSGRSKPITSMTSASTSRQMKGVIKTPTTTTASSVGAKKTPQSMQQQVGKSTKSTAASSSAAATTTTTTASSSSAKPATSKAQAPKGQNQPQQTQPTSTVTQSTAAPTATATPTPTPAPPLQSHSQQLQPYNNNISNTIALPKASHANTNEELAGGVQDTIYLCNFRVSVDGEWLCLKELQDIDVAGGVKTVGGGAAALNVTAAAGGGTGTTSGGFVQQRHQTNHQFGQRNKRFSGLSTASGGSTFEDNARDTAEIERSNLVNICKLVVKELLEQSLRYGRMLDSDHLPLQHFFIVIEHVLGHGLRPKKGLLGPRKELWDLLQSVESYCPEAQDITASVRDLPTVRTHIGRARAWLRIALMQKKLSDYLQALIEHRDDSLNDYYEPHALMMSDEIVVIMGILVGLNVIDCNLCVKEEDLDSQQGVIDFSLYLRSSSREAEANEETNVPPVPMDATGQGNMIAVLDQKNYIEELNRHLNATVGNLQAKVESLTTTNALMKEDLAIARNSLLALQAENQAMRQSATQTMQSHSDSSSNGSGSGSDKEKEKAQQAETLSAELTEERKKNVELDKELKLQVSLKAESDMAMKLLEKDIHEKQDTIVSLRRQLDDIKQINLEMYRKLQDCKASLTHKTELMSKLECQKEDMASTIEQLEKKWTNDKSNLGEILKSTSQTLKTQVTACEERAARAEAESRIERDWRVSLQEKELKLKEKIATLQQCVKELNEEKQKSDKLKFDLEKVRTQWSEAQTTLEELGIQLSVSKLKISEFQDNERRQQQLLSGSSQSLQTMPETVSSPGIWAPDSIATHCTACTREFNLTRRKHHCRSCGEIFCKACSEHTLPLLNAQGQPGRPVRVCDACYASTGK, from the exons ATGCGTGGACTAGTCGAGGATGCAAAGAAGACAAAACTGTCGCaggccaacaataacaacaacagtgtgTTGGGCAGTGGTCGTTCAAAGCCCATAACATCGATGACAAGTGCAAGTACGTCCAGACAAATGAAAGGCGTCATCaaaacgccaacaacaacaacagcgtcgTCCGTTGGTGCAAAGAAAACGccacaaagtatgcaacaacaaGTCGGCAAGTCCACAAAGTCCACGGCTGCGTCATcaagtgcagcagcaacaacaactaccacCACAGCAAGCAGCTCAAGCGCAAAGCCAGCAACATCAAAAGCACAAGCACCAAAGGGTCAGAATCAACCCCAACAAACGCAGCCAACGTCCACAGTGACACAATCGACAGCGGCgccgacagcgacagcgacgcccACACCCACCCCCGCGCCCCCGTTGCAGTCGCACTCGCAACAGCTGCAGccgtacaacaacaacattagcaaCACAATTGCACTACCAAAAGCATCGCATGCCAATACCAACGAGGAGTTGGCCGGCGGAGTTCAGGACACGATTTATCTGTGCAATTTCCGTGTCTCCGTCGACGGCGAGTGGTTGTGTCTCAAGGAACTACAGGACATTGATGTGGCTGGTGGTGTCAAGACAGTTGGCGGCGGTGCTGCAGCGCTAAATgtaactgctgctgctggtggtggtaCTGGTACCACAAGTGGTGGCTTCGTGCAGCAGCGTCATCAGACAAACCATCAGTTCGGGCAGCGAAACAAACGATTCTCGGGCCTATCGACGGCAAGTGGCGGCAGCACATTCGAGGATAATG CACGCGACACGGCTGAAATCGAGCGGAGTAATTTGGTCAACATATGCAAGCTGGTTGTCAAGGAGCTGTTGGAGCAATCGTTGCGTTATGGACGAATGCTGGACTCGGATCACCTGCCGTTGCAGCACTTTTTCATTGTTATCGAGCATGTGCTAGGCCATGGATTGAGGCCTAAGAAGGGATTGCTGGGACCTCGCAAGGAGCTCTGGGATCTGTTGCAAAGTGTCGAAAGCTATTGCCCTGAGGCACAGGACATTACGGCCAGTGTACGTGACCTGCCCACCGTGCGCACCCACATTGGTCGAGCCCGTGCCTGGCTGCGCATTGCCTTGATGCAAAAGAAGCTATCCGATTACCTGCAGGCTCTGATCGAGCATCGGGATGACTCCCTCAATGACTACTATGAGCCACATGCGCTCATGATGAGTGACGAG ATTGTTGTGATAATGGGCATTCTGGTGGGTCTCAATGTCATCGACTGCAATCTGTGCGTCAAGGAGGAGGATCTGGACTCGCAGCAGGGTGTTATTGACTTTTCACTTTATCTGCGCTCCAGTTCCCGCGAGGCGGAGGCTAACGAGGAGACCAATGTACCACCTGTACCGATGGATGCGACTGGACAGGGTAATATGATTGCCGTGCTGGACCAGAAGAACTATATTGAGGAGCTCAATCGACATCTCAA CGCAACCGTTGGAAATCTGCAGGCCAAGGTCGAGTCCCTGACCACCACCAATGCCCTGATGAAGGAGGATCTGGCCATAGCACGCAACAGTCTACTGGCTCTGCAGGCCGAGAATCAGGCCATGCGTCAGTCGGCCACCCAGACAATGCAGAGTCACTCGGACAGCAGCTCcaatggcagtggcagtggcagtgacaaggagaaggagaaggcaCAGCAGGCGGAGACTCTGAGCGCAGAGTTGACCGAGGAGCGCAAGAAGAATGTTGAACTGGACAAGGAGCTCAAGTTGCAGGTGTCGCTTAAGGCCGAGTCGGATATGGCCATGAAGCTGCTGGAGAAGGACATTCATGAGAAGCAGGACACGATTGTGTCGCTGCGCAGGCAACTGGATGACATCAAGCAAATCAATCTGGAGATGTATCGCAAGCTGCAG GACTGCAAGGCTTCGCTGACCCACAAAACGGAATTAATGAGCAAATTAGAGTGCCAAAAGGAAGACATGGCGAGCACAATTGAACAATTAGAGAAAAA ATGGACTAATGATAAGAGCAACTTGGGTGAAATATTAAAGAGTACCTCACAAACGCTAAAGACCCAAGTGACGGCTTGCGAGGAACGGGCTGCTCGCGCGGAGGCTGAGAGTCGCATTGAACGGGACTGGCGTGTCTCTTTGCAGGAGAAGGAGCTCAAACTGAAGGAGAAGATTGCAACGCTGCAACAATGTGTCAAAGAGCTCAACGAGGAGAAACAGAAGAGTGACAAGCTAAAGTTTGACTTGGAAAAGGTGCGAACACAATGGTCTGAGGCTCAGACGACGCTCGAGGAGCTTGGCATACAGTTGAGCGTGAGCAAACTGAAGATATCCGAGTTCCAGGACAACGAACGACGTCAGCAACAACTACTGTCCGGCTCATCGCAATCCCTTCAAACAATGCCCGAAACAGTAAGCAGCCCTGGCATCTGGGCTCCCGATTCCATAGCTACCCACTGCACAGCTTGCACTCGGGAGTTCAATTTGACCCGGCGCAAACATCACTGTCGCAGCTGTGGCGAGATCTTCTGCAAGGCGTGCTCCGAGCACACACTGCCCCTGCTCAATGCCCAGGGACAGCCTGGCCGACCTGTGCGAGTTTGTGACGCCTGCTACGCTTCCACTGGGAAATGa
- the LOC117790163 gene encoding RUN and FYVE domain-containing protein 2 isoform X4 yields MSTDDLLVRHDKGDDSPSTSPATPTITPAPNSSLNRLRDTFRRTESISSHIFNHISTQFSNAAAAATASEIIDGTTTYPEVPQTVATSSTFPSGTSNPKRKKPARDTAEIERSNLVNICKLVVKELLEQSLRYGRMLDSDHLPLQHFFIVIEHVLGHGLRPKKGLLGPRKELWDLLQSVESYCPEAQDITASVRDLPTVRTHIGRARAWLRIALMQKKLSDYLQALIEHRDDSLNDYYEPHALMMSDEIVVIMGILVGLNVIDCNLCVKEEDLDSQQGVIDFSLYLRSSSREAEANEETNVPPVPMDATGQGNMIAVLDQKNYIEELNRHLNATVGNLQAKVESLTTTNALMKEDLAIARNSLLALQAENQAMRQSATQTMQSHSDSSSNGSGSGSDKEKEKAQQAETLSAELTEERKKNVELDKELKLQVSLKAESDMAMKLLEKDIHEKQDTIVSLRRQLDDIKQINLEMYRKLQDCKASLTHKTELMSKLECQKEDMASTIEQLEKKWTNDKSNLGEILKSTSQTLKTQVTACEERAARAEAESRIERDWRVSLQEKELKLKEKIATLQQCVKELNEEKQKSDKLKFDLEKVRTQWSEAQTTLEELGIQLSVSKLKISEFQDNERRQQQLLSGSSQSLQTMPETVSSPGIWAPDSIATHCTACTREFNLTRRKHHCRSCGEIFCKACSEHTLPLLNAQGQPGRPVRVCDACYASTGK; encoded by the exons ATGAGTACAGATGATTTATTGGTGCGCCACGACAAAGGCGACGATTCACCGTCAACTTCgccagcaacaccaacaataacGCCTGCGCCTAATTCATCATTGAATCGCTTGCGCGACACGTTTCGCCGGACTGAGAGTATATCGTCGCACATTTTTAACCACATCTCAACTCAATTCTCGAATGCCGCTGCCGCAGCGACCGCCTCAGAAATTATCGACGGTACTACCACATACCCAGAAGTTCCACAGACAGTGGCGACGTCTTCAACATTCCCTTCGGGCACTTCCAATCCCAAACGTAAGAAACCCG CACGCGACACGGCTGAAATCGAGCGGAGTAATTTGGTCAACATATGCAAGCTGGTTGTCAAGGAGCTGTTGGAGCAATCGTTGCGTTATGGACGAATGCTGGACTCGGATCACCTGCCGTTGCAGCACTTTTTCATTGTTATCGAGCATGTGCTAGGCCATGGATTGAGGCCTAAGAAGGGATTGCTGGGACCTCGCAAGGAGCTCTGGGATCTGTTGCAAAGTGTCGAAAGCTATTGCCCTGAGGCACAGGACATTACGGCCAGTGTACGTGACCTGCCCACCGTGCGCACCCACATTGGTCGAGCCCGTGCCTGGCTGCGCATTGCCTTGATGCAAAAGAAGCTATCCGATTACCTGCAGGCTCTGATCGAGCATCGGGATGACTCCCTCAATGACTACTATGAGCCACATGCGCTCATGATGAGTGACGAG ATTGTTGTGATAATGGGCATTCTGGTGGGTCTCAATGTCATCGACTGCAATCTGTGCGTCAAGGAGGAGGATCTGGACTCGCAGCAGGGTGTTATTGACTTTTCACTTTATCTGCGCTCCAGTTCCCGCGAGGCGGAGGCTAACGAGGAGACCAATGTACCACCTGTACCGATGGATGCGACTGGACAGGGTAATATGATTGCCGTGCTGGACCAGAAGAACTATATTGAGGAGCTCAATCGACATCTCAA CGCAACCGTTGGAAATCTGCAGGCCAAGGTCGAGTCCCTGACCACCACCAATGCCCTGATGAAGGAGGATCTGGCCATAGCACGCAACAGTCTACTGGCTCTGCAGGCCGAGAATCAGGCCATGCGTCAGTCGGCCACCCAGACAATGCAGAGTCACTCGGACAGCAGCTCcaatggcagtggcagtggcagtgacaaggagaaggagaaggcaCAGCAGGCGGAGACTCTGAGCGCAGAGTTGACCGAGGAGCGCAAGAAGAATGTTGAACTGGACAAGGAGCTCAAGTTGCAGGTGTCGCTTAAGGCCGAGTCGGATATGGCCATGAAGCTGCTGGAGAAGGACATTCATGAGAAGCAGGACACGATTGTGTCGCTGCGCAGGCAACTGGATGACATCAAGCAAATCAATCTGGAGATGTATCGCAAGCTGCAG GACTGCAAGGCTTCGCTGACCCACAAAACGGAATTAATGAGCAAATTAGAGTGCCAAAAGGAAGACATGGCGAGCACAATTGAACAATTAGAGAAAAA ATGGACTAATGATAAGAGCAACTTGGGTGAAATATTAAAGAGTACCTCACAAACGCTAAAGACCCAAGTGACGGCTTGCGAGGAACGGGCTGCTCGCGCGGAGGCTGAGAGTCGCATTGAACGGGACTGGCGTGTCTCTTTGCAGGAGAAGGAGCTCAAACTGAAGGAGAAGATTGCAACGCTGCAACAATGTGTCAAAGAGCTCAACGAGGAGAAACAGAAGAGTGACAAGCTAAAGTTTGACTTGGAAAAGGTGCGAACACAATGGTCTGAGGCTCAGACGACGCTCGAGGAGCTTGGCATACAGTTGAGCGTGAGCAAACTGAAGATATCCGAGTTCCAGGACAACGAACGACGTCAGCAACAACTACTGTCCGGCTCATCGCAATCCCTTCAAACAATGCCCGAAACAGTAAGCAGCCCTGGCATCTGGGCTCCCGATTCCATAGCTACCCACTGCACAGCTTGCACTCGGGAGTTCAATTTGACCCGGCGCAAACATCACTGTCGCAGCTGTGGCGAGATCTTCTGCAAGGCGTGCTCCGAGCACACACTGCCCCTGCTCAATGCCCAGGGACAGCCTGGCCGACCTGTGCGAGTTTGTGACGCCTGCTACGCTTCCACTGGGAAATGa
- the LOC117790163 gene encoding protein RUFY3 isoform X5, with protein sequence MSTDDLLVRHDKGDDSPSTSPATPTITPAPNSSLNRLRDTFRRTESISSHIFNHISTQFSNAAAAATASEIIDGTTTYPEVPQTVATVVPTTTTTTASSSSAKPATSKAQAPKARDTAEIERSNLVNICKLVVKELLEQSLRYGRMLDSDHLPLQHFFIVIEHVLGHGLRPKKGLLGPRKELWDLLQSVESYCPEAQDITASVRDLPTVRTHIGRARAWLRIALMQKKLSDYLQALIEHRDDSLNDYYEPHALMMSDEIVVIMGILVGLNVIDCNLCVKEEDLDSQQGVIDFSLYLRSSSREAEANEETNVPPVPMDATGQGNMIAVLDQKNYIEELNRHLNATVGNLQAKVESLTTTNALMKEDLAIARNSLLALQAENQAMRQSATQTMQSHSDSSSNGSGSGSDKEKEKAQQAETLSAELTEERKKNVELDKELKLQVSLKAESDMAMKLLEKDIHEKQDTIVSLRRQLDDIKQINLEMYRKLQECEDELTQKGEMVSRLQTKASQIGNILQSLEKKYESKLSDQHQMSGNSAAGGDRSPNTRRRLQNLQKFEALTKKHKQDTGPPMKRLHLKMDGIPPFNPNNYRKSPASGALPPLQSQLPPGEPVAIKTPTSAKSLNDELAEAAAALTQHFKVGGDGSRSDYALSQDQDTLGNT encoded by the exons ATGAGTACAGATGATTTATTGGTGCGCCACGACAAAGGCGACGATTCACCGTCAACTTCgccagcaacaccaacaataacGCCTGCGCCTAATTCATCATTGAATCGCTTGCGCGACACGTTTCGCCGGACTGAGAGTATATCGTCGCACATTTTTAACCACATCTCAACTCAATTCTCGAATGCCGCTGCCGCAGCGACCGCCTCAGAAATTATCGACGGTACTACCACATACCCAGAAGTTCCACAGACAGTGGCGAC cgtcgTCC caacaacaactaccacCACAGCAAGCAGCTCAAGCGCAAAGCCAGCAACATCAAAAGCACAAGCACCAAAGG CACGCGACACGGCTGAAATCGAGCGGAGTAATTTGGTCAACATATGCAAGCTGGTTGTCAAGGAGCTGTTGGAGCAATCGTTGCGTTATGGACGAATGCTGGACTCGGATCACCTGCCGTTGCAGCACTTTTTCATTGTTATCGAGCATGTGCTAGGCCATGGATTGAGGCCTAAGAAGGGATTGCTGGGACCTCGCAAGGAGCTCTGGGATCTGTTGCAAAGTGTCGAAAGCTATTGCCCTGAGGCACAGGACATTACGGCCAGTGTACGTGACCTGCCCACCGTGCGCACCCACATTGGTCGAGCCCGTGCCTGGCTGCGCATTGCCTTGATGCAAAAGAAGCTATCCGATTACCTGCAGGCTCTGATCGAGCATCGGGATGACTCCCTCAATGACTACTATGAGCCACATGCGCTCATGATGAGTGACGAG ATTGTTGTGATAATGGGCATTCTGGTGGGTCTCAATGTCATCGACTGCAATCTGTGCGTCAAGGAGGAGGATCTGGACTCGCAGCAGGGTGTTATTGACTTTTCACTTTATCTGCGCTCCAGTTCCCGCGAGGCGGAGGCTAACGAGGAGACCAATGTACCACCTGTACCGATGGATGCGACTGGACAGGGTAATATGATTGCCGTGCTGGACCAGAAGAACTATATTGAGGAGCTCAATCGACATCTCAA CGCAACCGTTGGAAATCTGCAGGCCAAGGTCGAGTCCCTGACCACCACCAATGCCCTGATGAAGGAGGATCTGGCCATAGCACGCAACAGTCTACTGGCTCTGCAGGCCGAGAATCAGGCCATGCGTCAGTCGGCCACCCAGACAATGCAGAGTCACTCGGACAGCAGCTCcaatggcagtggcagtggcagtgacaaggagaaggagaaggcaCAGCAGGCGGAGACTCTGAGCGCAGAGTTGACCGAGGAGCGCAAGAAGAATGTTGAACTGGACAAGGAGCTCAAGTTGCAGGTGTCGCTTAAGGCCGAGTCGGATATGGCCATGAAGCTGCTGGAGAAGGACATTCATGAGAAGCAGGACACGATTGTGTCGCTGCGCAGGCAACTGGATGACATCAAGCAAATCAATCTGGAGATGTATCGCAAGCTGCAG gaATGTGAAGATGAACTAACACAGAAAGGCGAGATGGTCTCTCGTTTGCAAACGAAAGCCTCACAAAttggtaacattttacaatcGCTAGAAAAGAAATACGAGTCCAAGCTCAGCGATCAGCACCAGATGAGCGGTAACTCCGCAGCAGGCGGCGATCGATCACCCAACACGCGACGTCGTCTACAAAATCTGCAGAAGTTCGAGGCACTCACCAAGAAGCACAAACAGGACACTGGGCCACCCATGAAGCGACTCCACCTCAAGATGGACGGCATTCCTCCCTTCAATCCCAACAACTATCGCAAGTCACCAGCGAGTGGTGCTCTTCCCCCGCTCCAATCTCAGCTGCCCCCTGGAGAGCCGGTGGCCATCAAAACGCCCACATCTGCCAAATCCTTGAACGATGAACTGGCCGAGGCAGCTGCCGCTTTAACGCAGCACTTCAAGGTCGGCGGCGATGGTTCTCGCAGTGACTACGCTCTGTCCCAGGATCAGGACACACTGGGCAATACTTAA
- the LOC117790163 gene encoding uncharacterized protein LOC117790163 isoform X2, translating into MRGLVEDAKKTKLSQANNNNNSVLGSGRSKPITSMTSASTSRQMKGVIKTPTTTTASSVGAKKTPQSMQQQVGKSTKSTAASSSAAATTTTTTASSSSAKPATSKAQAPKGQNQPQQTQPTSTVTQSTAAPTATATPTPTPAPPLQSHSQQLQPYNNNISNTIALPKASHANTNEELAGGVQDTIYLCNFRVSVDGEWLCLKELQDIDVAGGVKTVGGGAAALNVTAAAGGGTGTTSGGFVQQRHQTNHQFGQRNKRFSGLSTASGGSTFEDNGIMAIENLIGRRLCDVVGSNALAAPHQQHKNVGLIGGTLAEWSHLSRDTAEIERSNLVNICKLVVKELLEQSLRYGRMLDSDHLPLQHFFIVIEHVLGHGLRPKKGLLGPRKELWDLLQSVESYCPEAQDITASVRDLPTVRTHIGRARAWLRIALMQKKLSDYLQALIEHRDDSLNDYYEPHALMMSDEIVVIMGILVGLNVIDCNLCVKEEDLDSQQGVIDFSLYLRSSSREAEANEETNVPPVPMDATGQGNMIAVLDQKNYIEELNRHLNATVGNLQAKVESLTTTNALMKEDLAIARNSLLALQAENQAMRQSATQTMQSHSDSSSNGSGSGSDKEKEKAQQAETLSAELTEERKKNVELDKELKLQVSLKAESDMAMKLLEKDIHEKQDTIVSLRRQLDDIKQINLEMYRKLQECEDELTQKGEMVSRLQTKASQIGNILQSLEKKYESKLSDQHQMSGNSAAGGDRSPNTRRRLQNLQKFEALTKKHKQDTGPPMKRLHLKMDGIPPFNPNNYRKSPASGALPPLQSQLPPGEPVAIKTPTSAKSLNDELAEAAAALTQHFKVGGDGSRSDYALSQDQDTLGNT; encoded by the exons ATGCGTGGACTAGTCGAGGATGCAAAGAAGACAAAACTGTCGCaggccaacaataacaacaacagtgtgTTGGGCAGTGGTCGTTCAAAGCCCATAACATCGATGACAAGTGCAAGTACGTCCAGACAAATGAAAGGCGTCATCaaaacgccaacaacaacaacagcgtcgTCCGTTGGTGCAAAGAAAACGccacaaagtatgcaacaacaaGTCGGCAAGTCCACAAAGTCCACGGCTGCGTCATcaagtgcagcagcaacaacaactaccacCACAGCAAGCAGCTCAAGCGCAAAGCCAGCAACATCAAAAGCACAAGCACCAAAGGGTCAGAATCAACCCCAACAAACGCAGCCAACGTCCACAGTGACACAATCGACAGCGGCgccgacagcgacagcgacgcccACACCCACCCCCGCGCCCCCGTTGCAGTCGCACTCGCAACAGCTGCAGccgtacaacaacaacattagcaaCACAATTGCACTACCAAAAGCATCGCATGCCAATACCAACGAGGAGTTGGCCGGCGGAGTTCAGGACACGATTTATCTGTGCAATTTCCGTGTCTCCGTCGACGGCGAGTGGTTGTGTCTCAAGGAACTACAGGACATTGATGTGGCTGGTGGTGTCAAGACAGTTGGCGGCGGTGCTGCAGCGCTAAATgtaactgctgctgctggtggtggtaCTGGTACCACAAGTGGTGGCTTCGTGCAGCAGCGTCATCAGACAAACCATCAGTTCGGGCAGCGAAACAAACGATTCTCGGGCCTATCGACGGCAAGTGGCGGCAGCACATTCGAGGATAATGGTATTATGGCAATTGAAAATCTAATCGGGCGTCGTCTGTGCGACGTCGTCGGCTCAAATGCACTAGCGGCACCGCATCAGCAACACAAGAATGTGGGCCTCATCGGTGGCACACTTGCTGAGTGGTCGCATCTCT CACGCGACACGGCTGAAATCGAGCGGAGTAATTTGGTCAACATATGCAAGCTGGTTGTCAAGGAGCTGTTGGAGCAATCGTTGCGTTATGGACGAATGCTGGACTCGGATCACCTGCCGTTGCAGCACTTTTTCATTGTTATCGAGCATGTGCTAGGCCATGGATTGAGGCCTAAGAAGGGATTGCTGGGACCTCGCAAGGAGCTCTGGGATCTGTTGCAAAGTGTCGAAAGCTATTGCCCTGAGGCACAGGACATTACGGCCAGTGTACGTGACCTGCCCACCGTGCGCACCCACATTGGTCGAGCCCGTGCCTGGCTGCGCATTGCCTTGATGCAAAAGAAGCTATCCGATTACCTGCAGGCTCTGATCGAGCATCGGGATGACTCCCTCAATGACTACTATGAGCCACATGCGCTCATGATGAGTGACGAG ATTGTTGTGATAATGGGCATTCTGGTGGGTCTCAATGTCATCGACTGCAATCTGTGCGTCAAGGAGGAGGATCTGGACTCGCAGCAGGGTGTTATTGACTTTTCACTTTATCTGCGCTCCAGTTCCCGCGAGGCGGAGGCTAACGAGGAGACCAATGTACCACCTGTACCGATGGATGCGACTGGACAGGGTAATATGATTGCCGTGCTGGACCAGAAGAACTATATTGAGGAGCTCAATCGACATCTCAA CGCAACCGTTGGAAATCTGCAGGCCAAGGTCGAGTCCCTGACCACCACCAATGCCCTGATGAAGGAGGATCTGGCCATAGCACGCAACAGTCTACTGGCTCTGCAGGCCGAGAATCAGGCCATGCGTCAGTCGGCCACCCAGACAATGCAGAGTCACTCGGACAGCAGCTCcaatggcagtggcagtggcagtgacaaggagaaggagaaggcaCAGCAGGCGGAGACTCTGAGCGCAGAGTTGACCGAGGAGCGCAAGAAGAATGTTGAACTGGACAAGGAGCTCAAGTTGCAGGTGTCGCTTAAGGCCGAGTCGGATATGGCCATGAAGCTGCTGGAGAAGGACATTCATGAGAAGCAGGACACGATTGTGTCGCTGCGCAGGCAACTGGATGACATCAAGCAAATCAATCTGGAGATGTATCGCAAGCTGCAG gaATGTGAAGATGAACTAACACAGAAAGGCGAGATGGTCTCTCGTTTGCAAACGAAAGCCTCACAAAttggtaacattttacaatcGCTAGAAAAGAAATACGAGTCCAAGCTCAGCGATCAGCACCAGATGAGCGGTAACTCCGCAGCAGGCGGCGATCGATCACCCAACACGCGACGTCGTCTACAAAATCTGCAGAAGTTCGAGGCACTCACCAAGAAGCACAAACAGGACACTGGGCCACCCATGAAGCGACTCCACCTCAAGATGGACGGCATTCCTCCCTTCAATCCCAACAACTATCGCAAGTCACCAGCGAGTGGTGCTCTTCCCCCGCTCCAATCTCAGCTGCCCCCTGGAGAGCCGGTGGCCATCAAAACGCCCACATCTGCCAAATCCTTGAACGATGAACTGGCCGAGGCAGCTGCCGCTTTAACGCAGCACTTCAAGGTCGGCGGCGATGGTTCTCGCAGTGACTACGCTCTGTCCCAGGATCAGGACACACTGGGCAATACTTAA